The Deinococcus aquaticus genomic interval GCCTTCTCCATAGCCTTCCGAACAGGCTGGTACGACGACGATTTCGCCTTCTACCTTTACGGTGACGAGCTTGCCTCGCTCCTGACTGACTGCTCTGCGTCCTGGCTCACGCTGGATCAGCAGGCCACGTCGCGTCTTTCATCTGGGGGGGAGTGGAATGCGCTGTATGTCATCAGTGGAGGGGCCGGCGACGAGTGGCGGGGCGAGGAGGCCCGCCCTCCCATGCCGCACGGGTCTGTTTGCGCCTCGAAATTCTGACGCTCTAGGTCATCTTTATTACCCGGCTAATATTGCCTTTCTGTAATTCATCCGGGTAAAATACAGGTATGGATACCGCACCCACCTTCACCACCTTCGACCGACATACCCGCTGCCTGACCGCGCCCCTCACCGACACACTCACCCTGTTGCACTCCCAGCCCCGCGCGGGCCTGCTGACCTTCGACGATCAGACCGGGCGCAGCGTGGACTTCAACCTGAGCGGAACCCTGGACGACGTGCTGGCCCGATACGCTCCCGAAACGCCCCGCACCGGCCCCGGCCGCCCGAAACTGGGCGTCGTGTCGCGCGAGGTCAGCCTGCTGCCCCGCCACTGGGAGTGGCTGGAACGCCAGCGCGGCGGGGCGTCGGCGGCGCTGCGGCGCCTGATCGACGAGGCTCGCAGGGTCGACCCGGACAGCGAACGACGCGCGCAGGCCCAGGCGGCTGCCGACCGCTTCCTGGGCGTGATGGCCGGCGACCTGCCCGGTTACGAGGAAGCCACCCGCGCCCTGTACGCCGCTGACCGCGACCGTTTCGAGGCCCAGTTGCACCTCTGGCCCGACGACCTGCGCCTGCACGCCCTGTACCTCGCCGCGCCAGCCTTCCCCGTCGCGCCCGCGCCTGCCCCCGGCCCCGCATGACCGGCCCTGAAGGCCTACGCGAGCACCGCCACACGCCACGTCCTGGCATCATCCGCATCACGCACGTGCCCAGTGGCCGCACGCACCTGAACTGCAGCACCGACGCGCCTGCCCTGCTCAACCGCACCCGCTTCGAGTTGCAGACCGGCACCCACCGCGCACCCGCGCTGCAACGCGACTGGAATACTGACGGCCCAGACTCCCTGACCTTCGAACTGCTGGACGAACTCCCTTCACCCCGCACCGGGACCCGCACGCCCGCTGCGTTGCGGGACGACCTGAAGGAGCTGCTGACGCTATGGCAGGAGACACTGAACATCCCACCCGACCGGACGGCCTGACCGCGCCCTCCCCAGCGTTGCCGCTGCCGCCTGGCACCCCAGCGGCCATGCTGGAAGCCCTGGCCCGGCAGGATCACGCCGGACTGCGCGCAGCGGTAGCGCGGCACCCCAACACGCCGCCCGCGCTGCTGGAAGCCCTGGCCGCCACCGAACCGGGCGCGGTCCTGAGCAACCCGGCGCTCCCGCTGTTGCGACTGGCGCACCCACGGCTGCTGCTGAATACCCCGCGCGCCACCCTGCTGGCCCTGGTCGGCAGCCCCGCCGCACCCGACTGGCTGAGGCGGCACGCCCTGGCCCACCCGGATACCGGGGTGGTCGCGGCGGCCGCCAGCCACCCGGATCTGACGCCCGCCCAGCTGGCAGCCCTGGCGGAGCACCCAGCCTGGCAGGTGCGTTCCCGCGTGGCCGCCCGGCCAGACCTGCGAGACGACACACTGCGGGCACTGGCCGCCGACCCGGATTACGGGGTGCGGATGTACGTGGCGGCCCGCCCGGACCTGCCGCCAGCCGTGCAGGCGCAGTTGCGCCAGGACCCGTCGGCCTTCGTGCGGCAGGTGCTGGCCCGCCCCGCACCGCAGCGCTGAATCTGCATCAACCGGACCGCCGGGCACGGAAAAACCCCCAGCCGAAGCTGGGGGCCTGCACTCCCGGTTAGGGGGGACTTACTTGAGTTCGACGCGGGCGCCAGCAGCTTCCAGCTGGGCCTTGATCTTCTCGGCTTCGTCCTTGCTGATGCCTTCTTTCAGCGCGCCGCCCTTCTCGCTCATGTCCTTGGCTTCTTTCAGGCCCAGGCCGGTGATGGCGCGGATTTCCTTAATGACGTTGATCTTGCTGGCGCCGGCGTCGATCAGAACGACGTCGAACTCGGTCTTCTCTTCAGCGGCGGGGCCGGCAGCGGCAGCGGGGCCAGCGGCGACGGCGGCGGTGACGCCCCAGGTTTCCTTCAGACCGTCGATGAGGTCCGCGAGTTCCATGATGGTGAGCTGGCCGAGCTGGTCGATAAGAGCCTGTTTGTCGTAAGCCATGATGTATTCCTCCGAAATTGAAATAGGTGATTGAGATGGTGAAGCGGTGAAGGACGGTCGGGTGGCGCGTGGCCGGAGCCCGGACCGTTCAGGCGTTCAGGCCTGTTCTTCGAGCTTGGTCTTGTACGCTTCGAGGACGCCCACGAAGTTGCTGAGGTGCGCGCTGAGCACGCCCACCAGCTCGCCCTGAAGGCTCTGCTTGCTGCCCAGGCTGGCCAGACGCTCGACGACTTTCACGTCGACGCGGTTGCCCTCGACAAAGCCGGCCTTGACGGTCGGGATGCCCTTGTCGTTGCCTTTGGCGGCGTCGCTGAGAGCCTTGGCGACCCCGGCGGGGTCTTCCTGAGCGACAACGATGGCGCTGGGGCCTTTCAGAGCGTCGGCAAAGTCACGGCCGCCGTCCTGAAGGGCGAGGTTGATCAGGGTGTTCTTGGCAACAATCAGCTGCCCGCCCTTCTCGCGGATGTCTTTACGCAGTTTGCCCAGCTGGCCGGCGGTCAGGCCCTGGTAGTCGACCACGTAGAACGTGTCGACGCCCGTAAGGCTGCCCTTGAGGCTGCTGAGGGTCTGCTGGTTCTTGTCGTTCGCCACGCAGTACCTCCTAGGTGGGAACAAGTCCAGGTGCAGTGCTCGTCACCTGACAACTCGGCGGGATGTTTAAACCTGGCAAGGGTCCCCGCTGTCATGGATGCCTGAAAAGAAACGGATTGGAAAGGTGCGAGAAGTGCACCGGGGTGCCAACGGTTTGGTGAAACTCAGTGGGTACAGCCTGTCGGGAACCGCGCCGCCCGGAGACGGGCAGTTCCCGGCGCGCTTAGCCCTGCGACAGGCTCAGCGGAATGCTGGGGCCCATCGTGGTGGTCAGGAAGGCGCTGCGCAGGAAGACGCCCTTGGCGCTCCCGGGCTTGGCGGCTTCCAGCGCGCTGACGAGCGAAGCGTAGTTCTCGCTCAGGGTGCCGGGCTCGAAGCTGGCCTTCCCGATGGGCGCGTGAACGACGCCGGTCTTGTCGTTACGGAACTCGATCCGACCGGCTTTCAGGCTCTTGACCATGCCGGCCACGTCGGGACCGACGGTGCCGCTCTTGGGGTTGGGCAGCAGGCCGCGCGGCCCGAGCAGACGCGCGAGCTTCTGGCCGACGGCGGCCATCATGTCGGGGGTGGCGACAACAGAGTCGAACTCCATGAACCCACCGGCGATGCGGTCGATCAGTTCGTCGCTGCCGACCACGTCGGCGCCGGCGGCTTCGGCGGCCTGCACGTTCTCACCCTTGGTGATCACGGCGACGCGCACGCTACGGCCGGTGCCGTGGGGCAGGGCGACCGTGCCACGCACGTTCTGGTCGCTCTTGCGGGGGTCGATGCCGAGGCGGAAGTGCACTTCGACGGTCTCGTCGAACTTCGCGGTGGCGATGTCCTTGACCAGGGCGGCGGCTTCGTCGATGGTGTACTGCTTGTTGCGGTCCACCTTGGCGATCAGCGCCTCGTAACGCTTACCGTGCTTAGGCATTCGGGGCCCCCTCGATGGTCACGCCCATGGAGCGGGCGGTGCCAGCAACCGTGTTCGCGGCGGCTTCGATGCTACCGGCGTTCAGGTCGGGCATCTTGGTCTTGGCGATTTCCAGAACCTGATCCCAGTTGAGCTTGCCGACCTTGGCCTTGTTGGGGGTCGCGCTGCCTTTCTGCAGGCCAGCGGCCTTGCGGATCAGGTAGCTCATGGGGGGGGTCTTGGTAATGAAGGTGAAGGAGCGGTCGGCGAAGATGGTGATCTCGACGGGGATGATCGCGTCACCCTTGTCGGCCGTCATCGCGTTGAACGCCTTCGTGAACTCCATGATGTTCGCGCCGTACTGGCCGAGCGCGGGACCCACGGGGGGGGCCGGAGTGGCCTTACCTGCCGGGAGTTGCAGTTTGACTAAACCTGCGACTTTTTTCATGTATTCCTCCTTAGCTCCCCCTGCCGCGCCGCCTGGAGGAGGCCGGTCGGGGTGCTGACGCTAAGTTCTGCGCTTCCACCCTGGGGTGGATTGACAGCAACTTTTCGATTTTACTGCCTTCTGCTGCATTTGCCAAGGTGTGCGCCCCGGAAGGGGTGACCGTGACGACAGATCCAGCGGATGGATGGGCGGCCCGGAAGATACGGCGGGGTGAGCGCCACGTCGTCTGGGCCGCGCCGGAAACTACTTGGCGACCTGACTGAAGTCGAGTTCGACCGGCGTTTCACGGCCGAAGATGCTGACCAGCACCTTGACCTTCGCCTGCGGAATGTTGACCTCGCTGATGACGCCGCTGAAGTCCGCGAACGGACCGCCCGTGACGCGCACCATGTCGCCCGCCTTGAAGTCGACCTTCACGCGCGGCACTTCCTCGACCACTGGCTGCGCAGCCACACCGACCGAGGCCAGCAGACGCTGCACTTCCTCGGGCGACAGGGGCACGGGGCGGGTGGCCGTTCCGACGAAGCCGGTCACGCCGTTCGTGCCACGCACGACTTCCCACGACTCGCCCAGTTCGCCGGGCGCGTCGTCGTCCTCGATGTCCATCTGCACGAACACGTAGCCGGGGAACAGCTTGCGTTTCACGGTTTCTTTCTTGCCACCGTCACGGAGTTCCACGGCTTCCTCGGTGGGTTGAAGCACCTGGAAGATCTTCGTGCCGCGCATGCCGAGTTTGCCGGCGCGGTCCATCAGGTGCTGCTCCACGCGGTCTTCCTGACCCACGTAGGTATGCACGGCGTACCATTCAATACCCATCAAAGCACCGCCCGAATCAGGTTGCTGAACAGCAGGTCAAGCGCGTACACGATGAGGGTCAGGGCAATCACGAAGATCACCACGGCCTGGGTTCCCTCCAGCACCTGCTGACGGGTAGGCCACGAGACACGCGACAGTTCCGCGCGCGAGTCACGGAAGTACTGAATCAAGTTCATGCGTTCACCTGCGCAAAGAGAAAGAGTCGACACCGGACTGCCGGGCCGCTGCCATCAGGCCGCGCACGCCCGGCAGGGGAAATCAGACCTTCTTCTCCTTGAAGACAACGTGCTTCTTGGCAACGGGGTCGTACTTACGCAGTTCCATCTTGGCCTGCGTGTTGCGGCGGTTCTTGGTGGTCGTGTAGTAGAAGCCGGTGCCTGCGCTGCTTTCCATTTTCACGATGATGCGGGGGCCGTCTTTCGCCATGATGTTGCTCCTTCGCAGTCCCTCTGTCCGGGGGTCTGCTCCCAGCGTTCCTTTCTGGTGGTCGTTCTGCCACGGTGGGCGTCCGGACCCGCTGGTAAAAGCCCGCCTTGTGGCGGGCAACATTCCAATTATAGAGAGTCCAGGGTCAGGTGTCCACTGTGCCCGGCAGTCCAGTCGGGAAACCGTCGATGCTGACGGCGTTTTTTCGTGCCTGATACTTCTGGAGTCCCGCCGGGCCCTGCCCGGACGCCCAGGTGTTCAGGTCCTCACGGTCCTGCGCGAACTCCATGAGCGGCACCGCCATCCCGCAGGAGGTCTGCACGAGATCCACGTCCATGACGAATACCTGCCGCGCGCCCGGCAGCGGGGCCAGCAGAGTCACCCAGTCCGCCCAGTCGGGGTCGGCAGAGTGAACGGCGCGTGCCTGTCCGTACGGGCGCAGGATCAGCGGCGGCCCCTGCAACGCGCAGAACATCAGTGTCATGCGCGGGCTGATACGGACTCCGATGGAATGGTTTGCAAAAACCATTCCATCCGAGCGGATGCGAGTGGGAGCAAAGCGGATTCCGGACGTGGAGTTGGCAACCCGGTGCTGTCCCGGGTTGTCAACGAAACAGACGGAATCCGTATGAGGCGTAGGTGGGCGGCCGTTTCGTTCCCGCTGCCAGTCACGTTCAGCCACGCCACCCGGTTCGGCCCCAGTACCCGCAGGCTGTCCAGGCCCTTGGGTGACACGTTCACGCGCCCGTCCGGGGCGGCCGTGCCCGCGAAGAACAGGTGCTGCGCCTCAATGAACGCCCGCAAGTGGTCACTGATACCCGGAAGCTGCTTCGCCATACGGCAGGGTAGCAACGCCACCGGGTAGTGCCGGGCCAGTCACGCAGAAAGGGGGAGACCCGAAGGCCTCCCCCTTTCCTGTGTCTTGATTACTCCAGGACCTTGGCGACGACGCCGGCGCCGACGGTACGGCCGCCCTCGCGGATCGCGAAGCGCAGGCCTTCTTCCATCGCGATCGGCTTGATCAGCTCAACCACGAACGTGATGTTATCGCCGGGCATGACCATCTCCACGCCCTCGGGCAGTTCCACCACGCCTGTCACGTCCGTCGTGCGGAAGTAGAACTGGGGACGGTACCCGCCGAAGAACGCGCTGTGACGCCCGCCTTCGTCCTTGCTCAGCACGTACACGCTCGCTTCGAACTTCGTGTGCGGCTTGATGCTACCGGGCTTCGCCAGCACCTGACCGCGCTCCACGTCGTCACGCGCCACGCCACGCAGCAGCACGCCCACGTTGTCGCCCGCCATGCCGCTGTCCAGCAGCTTGCGGTGCATTTCGATCCCGGTCACCGTGGTCTTCTTCGTGTCGCGCAGACCGATGATTTCCACTTCGTCCTGAACCTTCACCACGCCACGCTCGACACGGCCGGTGGCGACGGTGCCGCGCCCGGTGATCGTGAAGACGTCTTCGACGGGCATCAGGAAGGTCTTGTCCGTGGCGCGCTCGGGGGTGGGGATGTAGCTGTCGACGGCGTCGAGCAGTTCCCAGATGCGGTCAACCCAGTTGTTCTCGCCGCGGCCGGTCTTGGGGTTGGCCTGCAGGGCTTCGAGGGCCTGCAGGGCGCTGCCCTTGATGACGGGGAGGTCGTCGCCGGGGAACTCGTACTTGCTGAGGAGTTCACGGACTTCCATTTCGACGAGCTCGAGGAGTTCTTCGTCGTCGACCATGTCGACCTTGTTCATGAAGACGACGATGTAGGGCACGCCGACCTGACGGGCGAGCAGGATGTGCTCGCGGGTCTGGGGCATGGGGCCGTCAGCGCTGGACACGACCAGGATGGCGCCGTCCATCTGGGCGGCTCCGGTGATCATGTTCTTGACGTAGTCGGCGTGGCCGGGGCAGTCAACGTGGCTGTAGTGGCGGCTGGGGGTGTTGTACTCGACGTGGGCGGTGTTGATGGTGATACCGCGGGCTTTTTCCTCGGGGGCCTTGTCGATCTGGTCGTAGGCCAGTTTTTCGATGGTGGGGTCCGAGGCGGCGGCGGTGAAGGTGATGGCCGCAGTCAGGGTGGTCTTGCCGTGGTCGACGTGACCGATGGTGCCCACGTTCACGTGGGGCTTGGTGCGTTCAAACGTTCCCTTAGCCATGTGTGTGTCCTCCTGAGGTGGAACTGCCCGGTTTCCGGGCAAGCCTTGACAGTGTACAAGTCCGCGCGGGAAACGCAAAGAGCCTAACAGCTCAGAGTTCTCACGGCGGCCCGGTGGTGATCTGACAGTGTGGGCGAGTAGAAGAGGCGCGACCCACAAGTTGAGGGTCGCGCCGGTTGTTGGAGCTTCTGATCGGGTTCGAACCGATGACCTCTCCCTTACCAAGGGAGTGCTCTGCCACTGAGCTACAGAAGCGCTAGGGAAAGCGGGAAACGAGACTTGAACTCGCGACATTCAGCTTGGGAAGCTGACGCTCTACCAACTGAGCTATTCCCGCGTGATCGTGGTGGGCAGGGGCGGATTCGAACCGCCGTACACGTACGTGAACAGATTTACAGTCTGTCGCCTTTAACCACTCGGCCACCTACCCGGATTGTCATACCCACTGTCTCGAATCTAGCACGCTTGGGCTTGTGGAAGTCCTTTGCGCTTGGAGCCACCCAGGAGAATCGAACTCCCAACCTTCCGATTACAAGTCGGGTGCTCTACCAGTTGAGCTAGGGTGGCACCGTCCCTGTTCGAATGCTGGAACAATGTCCGGCCTCTGAGTGCGGTTGCTGCGGCGCTTTTCGGCGCGTTCACTTCCGGCTGTGAATAGTAGCAGTCACCCCCGAAGGTGTCAATCATTCCCGCCACGTGCCCGGCCCCCACCCGGTCCCGGCAGTTCCCCGGGCACCACCCGAACGGCCCTGGGACGCACTTCAGTGCCGCTCCGCGCAGCCCGGGGTTCCGCTGACTGCCCCGACCTGGCGCCCCCTTGAGCAAACCCTGAACGAGGCAGTGGTATGCGCCATGTGGCGCATTTGCCCCTGAGCCAGCGGGCGTATGCTGACCCGCGCACGGGACCGCGCGGCCGCCCCGACTGGCCCCGGCAGGCCAGAGCGGCTGAGGCCCCCTGAAAGACCGCCCACCTTCCCAGCCTACCCTCACTTGTTTGCCCCTGTTACCCCCCACGAGGTTCCCCTTGGACAGTTTCCGCACCCTGATCCCGTACCTGCGGCTGCACCAGCGCCAGTACGTGATCGGCCTGATCGCCGTCGTGATCGCCAACTCGTTCAGCCTGCTGCCCTACTACTTCATCCGCCTGACCATCGACGGCCTGACCGGGCAGGTGGACGCCGACCCCGCCACGACCGGCATCGCGCTCGGCACCGCCGGCCTGTACGCGCTGGGGATCGTGGGCGCCGCGCTGACCTCCGGCGCGTTCATGCTGCTGATGCGGCGCATGATCGTCGTCGCGTCCCGCCAGACCGAGTACGAGATCCGCCGCGACCTGTTCGCGCACCTGCAGGGCCTGGACAAGCCGTACTACGACCGCGCCCGCACCGGCGACCTGATGAACCGCCTGACCGGCGACCTGAGCGCCGTGCGCGAAATGCTGGGGTTCGGCGCGTGGCAGATCGTGAACATCGTCTCGGGGTTCATCACGGCCTTCTCGGTGATGTTCAGCCTCAGCTGGCAACTCACGCTGATCGTCCTGGCCATCGTGCCGGTCATCGTGGGCGTCCTGACGTACCTGGCGCGGCAGATCAACGTCCGCCACCGGCTGGCGCAGGAGCAGAACTCACTGATCGCCGCCAAGGCCCAGGAGAACTTCAGCGGCGCGCGCGTCGTCAAGGGCTACGCCATCGAGAACCGCGAGATCGACGACTACCGCGCCATGAACCTCGAACTGCTACGCCGCAACATCGCCCTGACCAAGGTGGACGGCCCCCTGCGGTCCTTCATGAGCCTGCTGCTGGGCCTCGCCTTCGGCCTGATCCTGCTGGTCGGCGGACGACTGATCCTGGCGCCCGACAGCACCTTCACGGTCGGCATGTTCGTGCAGTTCGTCGGGACCCTGGAACGCCTGACCTTCCCGATGCTGATGGTCGGCTGGATCACCGGCGTCACCCAGCGCGGCCTGGCCTCCTGGCTGCGCCTGAAAGAAATCTTCGACTCTCAGGCTCTCGTGCGTGACGAATCGGGCCGCACCGACGGCTCGCTGCGCAGCGTGAGTGGCGACGTGACCTTCGACAACGTCACCGTGCGCTACGGCGACAAGACCGTCCTGAGCGGCGTGAACCTGCACATACCCGCCGGAACCTTCCTGGGCATCACCGGCCCCACCGGCAGTGGCAAGACCGTGCTGGGGCAACTGCTGACTCGCTCGATGGACCCCACCAGCGGGCGCGTCCTCGTGGACGGCCACGACGTGCGCGTCATGCCGCTACGCACCCTGCGCGACGCGATCAGCGTGGTCCCGCAGGAACCGTTCCTGTTCAGCGACACCATCGCCAACAACATCGGCTTCGGCCTGGACAACCGCGACCTGCCGCCCGTCCCGACCGGCGTGAGCGTGGTCGGCGCGCCCCCACCCGACGACATTCCCCAGCAGCCCGACCCCGCCCGCGTGCGTGAGGCCGCCCGCCTCGCCGGCCTGACCGAGGACGTGGACGGCTTCCCGCAGGGCTTCGACACCAGCCTCGGCGAGCGCGGCGTGACCCTCAGCGGCGGGCAGCGGCAACGCACCGCCATCGCCCGCGCCATCGTCCGCGAACCCCGCATCCTGATCCTCGACGACTCCCTGAGCGCCGTGGACACCGAAACCGAACGCCGCATCCTGGACGGCCTGCGCGAGATCAGCCAGGGCCGCACCGTCATCCTGATCGCGCACCGCGTCAGCACCCTGCGCCACGCCGACCAGATCCTGGTCCTCGAGGACGGCCGCGTCACCGAACAGGGCAGCCACGACGACCTGCTGGAGCAGAATGGCCACTACGCGCAGCTCGAGCGCCTGCAACGCCTCGCCAGCGACCTCGACGCGGACGACGAGACTCCCCTCGATCCCGAAGCGGCCGCCGACAGGCTGGAAACCGCCCCCACCCCCGAACAGGTGACCCGATGACCCGCCCCGACGCCAACGACGCCTTCCAGAAAGGCTTCGACACCCAGCTGACCCGCCGCATCCTGCACTACGTCCGCCCGTACCTGCCGCTGGTGATCGGCGGGGTGCTGCTGGCCCTGCTGATCTCGCTGGCCGCGCCGCTGTTCGCGCTGATCCAGCGGCACGCCATCGACACCTACCTGTCGCCGCTGGCGCTGCGTACCGAACCGGACCGCGACCTGCTGCGGCGCGGCCTGACCGGCGCGGCCCTGCTGTACATGGGCCTGAAAGTCGTGGAATTCGCCCTGCAATACGCCTTCACGCTCGCCATCGGCTACCTGGGGCAGAACGTGCTGCGCGACATCCGCGCCGACGTGTTCGGCAAGTTGCAGAGGCTGCCGCTGTCGTACTTCGACCAGAACCCGGTGGGCCGCCTGATCACCCGCGTCACCAGCGACGTGGACGCCATCAACCAGTTCATCACGGGCGGCCTGGTCAGCCTGATCCAGAGCAGCTTCATCATCGTCGTGTACGTGGTCATCATGCTCAGCGTGAACTGGCAGCTGGCGCTGATCTCGTTCACGGTGCTGCCCGTCCTGTTCCTGGCCACCAACTACTTCCGCGCCCGCCTGCGCGACGCGTTCCGCGAAACCCGCACGCAGCAGGCCACCGTGAACAGCAAACTGAACGAGAACATCACGGGCATGCTGACCGTGCAGCTGTTCGGCCGCGAACGCCGCAGCGCCCTGGACTTCAACCTGAGTAACCGCGCCCTGCTGAGCGCCAACGAGAACTCCGTGAAGTGGTTCTCGCTGTTCATGCCGGTCGTGGCGGTCCTCGGGCAGGTGGCCGTCGCGCTGATCCTGTACTTCGCGGCCCGCCAGATCCTGGGCGTGGACGCCAGCGGAGCCGTGGCCGGCGCCATCACGGTGGGCACGTTGTTCGCGTTCGTGCAGCTCTCGCAGCAGCTGTTCCAGCCGATCCAGGACCTCGCGGACGTGTTCAACAACCTCCAGGCGGCCATGGCCAGCAGCGAACGCATCTTCGGCGTGCTGGACACCGAGGAGAGCATCACCGACAAGCCGGACGCCAGGACCCTCACAAACTTCGAGGGCAGCGTGGACTTCCGGAAAGTGTGGTTCGCGTACGACCAGACCGTCACCGCCGACACCCCAGACACGGACGACCGCTGGATTCTGCGCGGCATCGACCTGCATATCCGCCCCGGCGAGAGCGTTGCCCTGGTCGGTGCGACCGGCGCGGGCAAGACCAGCGTCACCGCCCTCGTCAGCCGCTTCTACGACGTGCAGCGCGGCAGCGTGAACGTGGACGGCATCGACGTGCGCGACCTTGCGCAGCACGACCTGCGCCGCCACGTGGGCGTCGTGTTGCAGGACGTGTTCCTGTTCGCCGGGACCATCGAAAGCAACCTGACCCTCAACAACCCGGACATCCCCCACGAACGCGTGATCGAAGCCTGCCGGTACGTCGGCGTGCACGACTACATCCTGAGCCTCGAACACGGCTACCAGACCGAGGTGCGCGAACGCGGCGCAACCCTCAGCACCGGCCAGAAACAACTGCTGGCCTTCGCCCGCGCCCTCATCCAGAACCCGGACATCCTGCTCGTCCTCGACGAGGCCACCGCCAACGTGGATACCGAAACCGAACTGCGCATCCAGCAGGCCCTGACCCGCGTCATGCAGGGCCGCACCAGCGTCATCATCGCCCACCGCCTCAGCACCATCGAACACTGCGACCGCATCGTCGTGATGCGCAAGGGCCGCATCGTGGAACAGGGCAGCCACCACCAGCTGCTGGAAAAGGGCGGTTACTACGCCCGCCTGCACCGCCTCCAGTACGCGCAGGCCGACGCCGCCGACTGACCGGGCAGGCCGACAGGGGGCGCAGGGTGCGGTGTCGACCGCTCCTGCGCCCCCTTCCCGTGCCCCTTACAGGTACGCCAGTTCCCACCCCTCCGCGCCGTGATCCAGCCCGGCACGCAGCAGGGCCAGTCCGTCCGGGGCGGGATCGCGGTGATGGGGGAGGGGAGCGGTCAGGGCCTCGAAGTCCTCCAGGCTGTGCTTGGCCGGCGCGTGGCGCACGCCGACGACCGTTGCGGACTGCACGTCGTACGCCGCGCCGTACAGGTTGCCCTTGCGGGCGTCCATGGAGACCGCCTGCGGGCCGTCGCCGGTCACCAGGGACTCCAGGGTGCTCACGCCGCGCACCGCCGCGCCCCATACCCGGGCGAGGCCCAGCGCGTAACTCGCGCCGACCCGCACGCCCGTGTACGAGCCGGGGCCGGTCCCGATGATCACCAGATCGGCCCGCAGCGGCAGCCCCGCCCCCGCAAACAGCTCAGCGACCGCGCCGGGCAGCTGCTCGGCGTGCGCGCGGCCCACCTCGCGCGACACGGTCCGTTCGCCGCCGGGCCAGCGCAGCGCCAGCGTCAGCCAGGGCGTGGCGGTATCCAGGGCGAGAATCACGGCGGGCAGGGCGGGGGGCACAGGGGAAGCAGGAACAGGGGGTACAGGGGCGGTCATCGCCGGGCATTCTAGGCCGCGCCGCTTCCCCGGACAGGCCGCTGTCACCGCTACGGGAACGTCCGCTGGACCCGGTTCAAAGCGGGCGGGTGGTATGCTCGATCATCATGACGAACATCGCCAAAGGGCTTGAAGGCGTCCTCTTTACAGAGAGCAAACTCACGTTTATCAACGGGGCCGAAGGCGTCCTGACGCACCTGGGCATTCCCATTCAGGAATGGGCTGAGAACAGCACCTTCGAGGAACTGTCCCTCGCCCTGCTGAACGGTCAGCTGCCCACTGCCGCGCAGCTCGCCACCTTCGACGCCGACCTGAAAGCCAACCGCGCCATCCCCGACGCGTTGGCCCAGGTCATCGCGCATATGCCCCGGGGCGTGCACCCCATGCAGGCGCTGCGCACCGCCGTCTCGTACCTGGGCCTGCTGGACCCGCAGTCCGAGGACACCAGCGCCGAGGCCCGCCGCGCTATCTCCGTGCGCATGATCGCTCAGTTCTCGACCATCATTGCCGCCATCAACCGCGCGCAGGAAGGCCAGGAGATCGTCGCGCCCCGCATGGACCTGACGCACGCCGGGAACTTTCTGTACATGCTGACCGGCAAGGAACCCAGCGCCGAGCAGTCCCGCCTGTTCGACATCGCGCTCGTGCTGCACGTGGATCACGGCATGAACGCCAGTACCTTCACCGCCATCGCCACCAGCAGCACCCTGTCGGACATGTACTCCTGCATGACCAGCGCCATCGGCGCCCTGAAAGGCCCGCTGCACGGCGGCGCGAACGAG includes:
- a CDS encoding DUF2239 family protein, translated to MDTAPTFTTFDRHTRCLTAPLTDTLTLLHSQPRAGLLTFDDQTGRSVDFNLSGTLDDVLARYAPETPRTGPGRPKLGVVSREVSLLPRHWEWLERQRGGASAALRRLIDEARRVDPDSERRAQAQAAADRFLGVMAGDLPGYEEATRALYAADRDRFEAQLHLWPDDLRLHALYLAAPAFPVAPAPAPGPA
- a CDS encoding GIY-YIG nuclease family protein, whose product is MTGPEGLREHRHTPRPGIIRITHVPSGRTHLNCSTDAPALLNRTRFELQTGTHRAPALQRDWNTDGPDSLTFELLDELPSPRTGTRTPAALRDDLKELLTLWQETLNIPPDRTA
- the rplL gene encoding 50S ribosomal protein L7/L12 gives rise to the protein MAYDKQALIDQLGQLTIMELADLIDGLKETWGVTAAVAAGPAAAAGPAAEEKTEFDVVLIDAGASKINVIKEIRAITGLGLKEAKDMSEKGGALKEGISKDEAEKIKAQLEAAGARVELK
- the rplJ gene encoding 50S ribosomal protein L10, which gives rise to MANDKNQQTLSSLKGSLTGVDTFYVVDYQGLTAGQLGKLRKDIREKGGQLIVAKNTLINLALQDGGRDFADALKGPSAIVVAQEDPAGVAKALSDAAKGNDKGIPTVKAGFVEGNRVDVKVVERLASLGSKQSLQGELVGVLSAHLSNFVGVLEAYKTKLEEQA
- the rplA gene encoding 50S ribosomal protein L1, with translation MPKHGKRYEALIAKVDRNKQYTIDEAAALVKDIATAKFDETVEVHFRLGIDPRKSDQNVRGTVALPHGTGRSVRVAVITKGENVQAAEAAGADVVGSDELIDRIAGGFMEFDSVVATPDMMAAVGQKLARLLGPRGLLPNPKSGTVGPDVAGMVKSLKAGRIEFRNDKTGVVHAPIGKASFEPGTLSENYASLVSALEAAKPGSAKGVFLRSAFLTTTMGPSIPLSLSQG
- the rplK gene encoding 50S ribosomal protein L11 — its product is MKKVAGLVKLQLPAGKATPAPPVGPALGQYGANIMEFTKAFNAMTADKGDAIIPVEITIFADRSFTFITKTPPMSYLIRKAAGLQKGSATPNKAKVGKLNWDQVLEIAKTKMPDLNAGSIEAAANTVAGTARSMGVTIEGAPNA
- the nusG gene encoding transcription termination/antitermination protein NusG, whose amino-acid sequence is MGIEWYAVHTYVGQEDRVEQHLMDRAGKLGMRGTKIFQVLQPTEEAVELRDGGKKETVKRKLFPGYVFVQMDIEDDDAPGELGESWEVVRGTNGVTGFVGTATRPVPLSPEEVQRLLASVGVAAQPVVEEVPRVKVDFKAGDMVRVTGGPFADFSGVISEVNIPQAKVKVLVSIFGRETPVELDFSQVAK
- the secE gene encoding preprotein translocase subunit SecE → MNLIQYFRDSRAELSRVSWPTRQQVLEGTQAVVIFVIALTLIVYALDLLFSNLIRAVL
- the rpmG gene encoding 50S ribosomal protein L33, whose translation is MAKDGPRIIVKMESSAGTGFYYTTTKNRRNTQAKMELRKYDPVAKKHVVFKEKKV
- a CDS encoding pyridoxamine 5'-phosphate oxidase family protein, which codes for MAKQLPGISDHLRAFIEAQHLFFAGTAAPDGRVNVSPKGLDSLRVLGPNRVAWLNVTGSGNETAAHLRLIRIPSVSLTTRDSTGLPTPRPESALLPLASARMEWFLQTIPSESVSARA